In Candidatus Nitronauta litoralis, one DNA window encodes the following:
- a CDS encoding NAD(+) kinase, translating to MAPIKRVGIFCKPKSTLGREVLSELTDWLRKKECEVLMPTETAELIEETATHNCEDIPGLADLIIVLGGDGTLLSVARITHPTQVPILAVNLGSLGFLTDVSLEDLYPTLEKVFSGISRTEPRMLLQARVIRNRLAITEDFVLNDVVIHKGTLARIVNLEVQVNDQYMTSYRADGLIVSTPTGSTAYSLSAGGPILHPSMNALVLSPICPFTLTNRSIVVPSNATIQIHQTTYEEVRVTLDGQTGYDLLADDLLELRPSDNPVNFVEVPGKNYYQILRQKLHWGRPADDRKGG from the coding sequence ATGGCCCCTATCAAACGCGTCGGAATTTTTTGCAAACCCAAATCGACTCTCGGGCGCGAAGTTCTCTCAGAACTCACCGACTGGCTTAGAAAAAAAGAATGCGAAGTCCTGATGCCAACCGAAACGGCAGAGTTGATTGAAGAAACAGCAACTCATAACTGTGAAGACATTCCCGGCCTGGCAGACCTGATTATCGTTCTGGGTGGGGATGGCACCCTGCTCTCTGTAGCGCGGATCACGCACCCGACCCAGGTGCCGATTCTTGCGGTTAATCTCGGCAGCCTTGGTTTCCTGACGGATGTTTCACTGGAGGATTTGTACCCTACCCTTGAAAAAGTTTTCAGTGGAATATCGCGTACTGAACCCCGAATGCTGTTGCAAGCCAGGGTGATCCGGAATCGCCTTGCCATTACTGAAGATTTTGTTCTCAACGATGTGGTGATCCACAAAGGCACACTGGCACGGATCGTCAACCTGGAAGTGCAGGTCAACGACCAGTACATGACCTCCTATCGTGCCGACGGCCTTATCGTGAGCACTCCAACAGGATCGACGGCTTATTCACTCTCCGCTGGTGGGCCCATTCTTCATCCCAGCATGAACGCACTTGTTCTGTCTCCAATATGCCCCTTCACTCTGACCAACCGGTCTATAGTGGTCCCCAGCAACGCGACGATCCAGATCCACCAGACAACATATGAGGAGGTGCGCGTCACTCTCGACGGTCAAACCGGATACGATCTCCTGGCCGACGATCTTCTCGAACTGCGCCCGTCGGATAATCCGGTGAACTTTGTCGAAGTGCCGGGGAAAAACTACTACCAGATCCTCCGTCAGAAACTTCACTGGGGACGGCCGGCTGATGACCGAAAAGGCGGCTGA
- the purH gene encoding bifunctional phosphoribosylaminoimidazolecarboxamide formyltransferase/IMP cyclohydrolase: protein MKAIKRALISVSDKSGIAGFAKELHARGVEILSTGGTAELLKGEGIPVTQVSDYTGFPEMMDGRIKTLHPKVHGGILGRRDVNAHMEAMEKHGIQPIDMVVINLYPFEATIAKPGCTLEDAIENIDIGGPAMVRSSAKNYNDVTIVVDPVDYPVVLKEMEASGGEVSLNTRKRLSRTAFASTSRYDAMISGYLASLEDDAPTFPGQFNQSLSRVQELRYGENPHQAAALYREANPAPNRIVNARQLQGKELSFNNYIDMNAAWELAIEFAESSAVIIKHTNPCGTAVGEDQLATFLKARDTDPVSAFGGVMAFNRTLTASTVEEILKNFVEVIVAPGYEPAALELLAKKKNIRAMEMPDASAGKTEQDIKKIGGGLLVQDADRITLDPEKLKVVTEAKPDDSLLNALKFAWVVAKHVKSNAIVYARGQETVGVGAGQMSRVDSARLAVEKANKDVKGCVMASDAFFPFRDSVDAAAQSGITAIIQPGGSIRDQEVIDAANEHGMAMVFTGIRHFKH, encoded by the coding sequence ATGAAAGCTATAAAAAGAGCGTTGATCAGCGTTTCAGACAAATCCGGTATTGCCGGTTTTGCTAAAGAGTTGCACGCTCGTGGGGTCGAAATTCTTTCTACCGGGGGAACGGCTGAATTACTTAAGGGTGAGGGAATCCCGGTAACCCAGGTATCCGATTACACCGGTTTTCCTGAAATGATGGACGGCCGCATCAAGACCCTGCATCCGAAAGTGCACGGAGGTATCCTGGGTCGTCGCGATGTCAACGCTCATATGGAGGCCATGGAAAAACATGGTATCCAACCCATCGACATGGTCGTTATCAATCTTTATCCCTTTGAGGCAACCATCGCCAAGCCCGGTTGTACTCTGGAAGATGCGATTGAAAACATCGATATAGGTGGACCTGCCATGGTCCGTTCCTCTGCAAAAAATTATAATGATGTCACCATAGTGGTCGACCCTGTAGACTACCCTGTTGTTTTAAAAGAAATGGAAGCGTCTGGGGGTGAGGTGAGTCTTAATACACGTAAGCGCCTTAGCCGAACAGCTTTTGCCTCGACTTCCAGGTATGATGCGATGATCTCTGGCTATTTGGCGTCATTGGAAGACGATGCTCCCACATTTCCAGGCCAATTCAACCAGAGTCTTTCCAGGGTTCAGGAACTGCGTTATGGCGAGAACCCTCATCAGGCAGCCGCACTTTACCGGGAAGCAAACCCCGCCCCCAACCGGATAGTAAATGCCCGGCAATTGCAGGGTAAGGAATTGTCGTTTAATAACTACATCGACATGAACGCGGCCTGGGAACTTGCCATTGAATTTGCTGAATCCTCGGCAGTGATTATCAAGCACACCAATCCCTGCGGAACTGCTGTTGGCGAAGATCAACTGGCAACTTTTCTAAAGGCACGAGATACAGACCCGGTGTCCGCGTTCGGTGGTGTGATGGCATTCAACCGGACTTTAACAGCAAGTACCGTCGAGGAAATTCTCAAAAACTTTGTAGAAGTCATCGTGGCACCCGGCTATGAACCAGCCGCTTTGGAATTACTGGCGAAAAAGAAAAACATTCGGGCGATGGAAATGCCGGATGCAAGTGCCGGTAAAACTGAGCAGGATATCAAAAAGATAGGAGGAGGTTTGCTGGTCCAGGATGCTGATCGAATTACCCTCGACCCTGAGAAGTTGAAGGTGGTCACGGAAGCAAAACCAGATGACTCCTTGCTCAATGCTTTAAAATTTGCCTGGGTGGTAGCAAAACATGTTAAATCAAACGCAATTGTCTATGCGCGTGGGCAGGAAACAGTGGGCGTTGGTGCTGGTCAGATGAGCCGGGTGGATTCTGCGCGTCTTGCTGTTGAAAAAGCAAACAAGGATGTAAAAGGATGTGTTATGGCATCCGACGCATTTTTCCCTTTTCGCGATTCTGTAGATGCAGCAGCTCAATCGGGAATCACCGCCATTATCCAGCCTGGAGGATCCATCCGTGATCAAGAGGTCATTGACGCGGCCAATGAACACGGTATGGCTATGGTTTTCACCGGTATACGCCACTTCAAACATTGA
- a CDS encoding MMPL family transporter → MPPPSQKSNLLDKVFRSFETLARQYTLWVVLFSCVIAGLAIWYTAEQLTFKTKRSDLISRDLPYDILYKKYREEFEDFDGMIIVVESEKQDPMKAFAIDLVKELEKFRSSFHEIFYKVDTSYFKSRALLFMDFEGLEDLTQKLKEHQDFLQEVNTTPGLNSVLVNINKGISEGMVDSLLTDFLGTGDDEESDEVDDTADLSLLISIFKQINAHLKGEALYKSPWRSFLTDRQESLQDEGYLVSENGNLLFVLLSPKETQNDFTGSKDAIESIRGVIRDVHERHPDIKVGLTGSDVISSDEMYTTRNDVELASKIALAGVALLFIIAFRGMVKPLLAVVSLLIALGWSMGYTTLSVGHLNIMSVVFTTILIGLGIDFGIHILERYREERRQGADVHASMLATLRGTGRGNLTGAITTAIAFGSMAFTKFIGIAELGVIAAGGILLCWLSMVLLLPALVCLEERWRSLQYTMPQAQPQKEKLLLGIFNRYKMIIFVSVIMIAWAVWRTLGLSFDYNLLNLQAKGTEAVEWELKIIENAKRATWYVAVVSDSEDESRKKYEAIRKLPSVGKIDSIFTALPKKQDEKIKMIREIAEELPEFAVAKNDEEFSLEELKSTIKNIRFKLRKKEKSGKRDDVFEASKLVEEIRKELDTLDPATATERMAGFSKTLFEDYRKVVSDLNKSLKPERIHLDSMPDLLRKRFIGKNGKHLLLVYPGINIWERPQMEQFLKEMRAIDPEVTGNAVHMFESSRLMINGYIQGGIYAMIAIIIYLLWSLRSVASTLLVLIPTLVGSFWTVGFMEIFDVRFNMANLVILPLIIGIGVVNGVHILHRYRENPGADNIVLSKSTGQAVVLSSLTTMIGFGSLMAADHMGVYSLGLVLTLGVGSCLLASITLLPALLKFCAEKGWNL, encoded by the coding sequence ATTCCTCCTCCTTCCCAGAAATCAAACCTGTTGGATAAAGTTTTCCGATCTTTTGAGACCCTAGCGCGTCAATACACACTGTGGGTTGTTTTGTTCTCGTGTGTCATAGCCGGACTCGCCATTTGGTACACTGCAGAACAGCTGACGTTTAAAACCAAACGTTCGGACCTTATTTCGCGGGACCTGCCTTACGACATCCTCTATAAAAAATACCGCGAAGAGTTTGAAGACTTTGACGGGATGATCATCGTTGTCGAGAGCGAAAAGCAGGACCCGATGAAGGCCTTCGCCATCGACCTCGTCAAGGAACTGGAGAAATTCCGGTCCAGCTTCCACGAAATTTTCTACAAAGTAGACACCAGCTATTTCAAAAGTCGGGCCCTGTTATTTATGGACTTCGAGGGCCTGGAAGACCTGACCCAGAAACTCAAGGAACATCAGGATTTTTTACAAGAGGTGAATACGACCCCCGGACTGAACTCGGTTCTGGTCAATATCAACAAAGGAATATCGGAAGGGATGGTCGACTCCCTGCTGACCGATTTTCTGGGTACCGGTGACGATGAAGAATCGGATGAGGTCGATGACACGGCAGACCTTAGCCTGCTCATCTCCATTTTCAAACAGATCAACGCCCATCTTAAAGGCGAAGCCCTTTATAAATCTCCGTGGAGATCTTTTCTGACCGACCGCCAGGAGTCATTGCAGGATGAAGGGTATCTTGTTTCTGAAAACGGGAACCTGCTGTTTGTTCTGCTCAGTCCAAAAGAAACGCAGAATGATTTCACAGGATCAAAGGATGCAATCGAATCGATCCGGGGAGTCATCCGTGACGTGCATGAACGTCATCCCGATATCAAGGTCGGGTTGACCGGTAGCGATGTGATTTCATCCGATGAAATGTACACCACCCGAAACGATGTCGAGCTGGCCTCCAAGATTGCCCTGGCGGGTGTGGCGCTTCTGTTCATCATCGCTTTTCGAGGAATGGTCAAACCCCTGCTTGCGGTTGTGTCTTTGCTGATCGCGCTGGGCTGGTCGATGGGTTACACCACCCTTTCAGTGGGTCATCTCAATATCATGTCCGTGGTGTTCACCACCATTCTGATTGGTCTTGGAATCGATTTTGGCATCCATATTTTGGAGCGATACCGTGAAGAACGCAGGCAGGGTGCAGATGTCCACGCTTCCATGTTGGCTACCCTTCGAGGGACAGGACGAGGCAACCTGACGGGAGCCATCACCACAGCGATCGCGTTCGGTTCGATGGCGTTCACCAAATTCATCGGCATTGCGGAGCTTGGAGTGATTGCCGCCGGAGGGATTTTATTGTGCTGGCTCAGTATGGTTCTTCTGCTTCCGGCGCTGGTCTGCCTGGAAGAACGGTGGCGTTCTTTGCAATACACCATGCCGCAGGCCCAGCCGCAAAAAGAAAAACTGCTGCTCGGTATTTTTAACCGTTACAAAATGATCATTTTTGTGTCGGTGATCATGATCGCCTGGGCGGTGTGGCGCACGCTTGGTCTCAGTTTTGATTACAACCTGCTCAACCTGCAGGCCAAGGGAACAGAAGCGGTTGAATGGGAACTTAAAATTATCGAGAACGCCAAACGCGCGACCTGGTACGTGGCGGTGGTTTCCGACAGCGAAGACGAATCCCGTAAAAAATACGAAGCCATTCGAAAGCTCCCCTCAGTCGGAAAGATCGACAGCATCTTCACCGCACTTCCCAAAAAACAAGACGAAAAAATAAAAATGATCCGGGAAATTGCTGAGGAGTTACCGGAATTCGCAGTCGCAAAAAATGATGAAGAGTTTTCCCTGGAAGAGCTGAAGTCCACGATCAAAAACATCCGTTTCAAACTACGCAAAAAAGAAAAGAGCGGCAAACGCGATGACGTATTCGAAGCGTCAAAGTTGGTTGAGGAAATCCGAAAGGAGCTGGATACGTTGGATCCTGCAACCGCGACTGAGCGAATGGCAGGTTTCTCCAAAACGCTTTTCGAAGATTATCGCAAGGTGGTGAGCGACCTCAACAAATCGTTAAAACCGGAACGCATTCATCTGGATTCGATGCCGGATCTTCTGCGCAAACGTTTTATCGGGAAAAATGGAAAACATTTATTGCTGGTATATCCTGGAATCAACATCTGGGAACGACCTCAGATGGAGCAGTTCCTGAAAGAAATGCGGGCCATCGACCCTGAAGTGACCGGCAACGCAGTCCATATGTTTGAGTCGAGCCGGTTGATGATCAACGGTTATATCCAGGGCGGGATCTACGCCATGATCGCGATCATCATTTATCTGCTGTGGTCCCTGCGCAGTGTGGCCTCCACCTTGCTGGTGCTCATCCCCACACTGGTTGGCTCTTTCTGGACCGTAGGGTTTATGGAAATTTTTGATGTCCGCTTCAATATGGCCAATCTGGTGATCCTGCCTTTGATCATTGGCATCGGTGTGGTCAACGGGGTGCACATCCTGCACCGTTACCGCGAAAACCCTGGAGCTGATAACATCGTGTTGTCAAAAAGTACGGGGCAGGCGGTGGTGTTGAGTTCTTTAACGACGATGATTGGTTTCGGCAGCCTGATGGCCGCAGACCATATGGGCGTGTACAGCCTGGGGCTCGTGCTGACACTCGGAGTCGGCAGTTGCCTGTTGGCATCGATTACTTTACTGCCGGCGCTATTGAAATTTTGTGCTGAAAAAGGGTGGAACCTTTAG
- a CDS encoding bifunctional nuclease family protein, producing MVEMKVEGLTLDPLTNMPIIILKDSSGERALPIWVGFFEANAIALEIEKIATPRPMTHDLMKNLISDMSGEVNHILVSELKDNTFYAVINMVNNGNTLNIDSRPSDAIALALRVKAPIYVNETVIEAAKSLDLPDTSKHNTEEKDQWKNWISNIKPQDFGNL from the coding sequence ATGGTTGAAATGAAAGTAGAAGGTCTTACGCTCGACCCGTTGACCAATATGCCCATTATAATTTTGAAGGATTCGTCCGGTGAGCGGGCGCTTCCTATATGGGTCGGTTTTTTTGAAGCCAACGCGATCGCGCTCGAAATAGAAAAAATAGCCACGCCAAGGCCCATGACGCATGACTTGATGAAAAACCTGATTTCCGATATGTCAGGTGAAGTTAATCATATTCTGGTTAGCGAGTTAAAGGACAATACCTTTTATGCAGTCATCAATATGGTGAACAATGGCAATACCCTGAATATCGATTCCCGTCCCAGCGATGCCATTGCTCTGGCGTTAAGGGTAAAAGCCCCTATCTATGTCAATGAGACGGTTATTGAAGCAGCCAAAAGTCTCGATCTCCCCGATACCTCCAAGCATAATACCGAGGAAAAGGACCAGTGGAAAAACTGGATCAGTAATATCAAGCCGCAGGATTTCGGCAACCTCTAG
- a CDS encoding N-acetylmuramyl-L-alanine amidase encodes MNTSIVACGFETDIETPVLRWDQPGGLSCPNRRGRKSLNHHNKKLNDAPTRPFTEYKIRNPKAAYEELKQNVYQFVLHYDVCYNSQHCHEILQDSSFKGSHFYLDLDGTLYQTCDLYWKTNTAPADDRLGNERAVHVEMANLSWQALSSESSLYKLKQDAYEETGEGWKLRLPSSRRKQLHHRGFLPMAARSYGNRGYFSRRINGRVVRMWDFTEPQYQTLIRLCFGINRLLPRVKLKVPIDSKTGRTPLDRLKNFARFEGILGHAHVQAGKTEGVTCKYDPGSAFNWARLRRALSR; translated from the coding sequence ATTAACACTTCAATCGTCGCTTGCGGTTTTGAAACTGATATTGAAACCCCCGTGCTTCGCTGGGACCAGCCGGGAGGCCTTTCCTGCCCCAACCGTCGCGGCCGTAAATCGTTAAATCACCACAATAAAAAGCTCAACGATGCCCCGACTCGCCCATTTACAGAATATAAGATAAGAAACCCCAAAGCTGCGTATGAAGAGCTGAAACAGAATGTCTACCAGTTCGTCCTGCACTACGATGTCTGTTACAACTCGCAACATTGTCATGAAATCCTTCAAGACAGTTCCTTTAAAGGCAGCCACTTTTATCTCGATCTGGATGGCACGCTCTACCAGACATGCGATCTTTACTGGAAAACCAACACCGCTCCGGCGGATGACCGACTCGGCAACGAACGCGCTGTTCATGTCGAGATGGCAAACCTTTCCTGGCAAGCGCTGAGTTCTGAATCCAGCTTGTACAAATTAAAACAGGATGCCTATGAGGAAACGGGCGAAGGCTGGAAGCTTCGACTCCCCTCATCGCGTCGCAAACAACTTCATCACCGTGGTTTTTTGCCAATGGCAGCCCGGAGCTATGGCAATCGCGGCTATTTCAGTCGTAGGATCAACGGCCGCGTGGTTAGAATGTGGGATTTCACAGAACCACAGTATCAAACCCTCATCCGCCTGTGTTTTGGGATAAACCGACTGCTGCCCAGGGTGAAACTCAAGGTACCGATCGATTCAAAAACAGGCCGTACTCCCCTTGACCGTTTAAAAAACTTTGCCCGTTTTGAGGGTATTTTAGGCCACGCCCATGTCCAGGCCGGAAAAACCGAGGGAGTCACCTGTAAATACGATCCCGGATCAGCTTTCAATTGGGCGCGGCTTCGTCGGGCTCTAAGTCGATAA
- a CDS encoding M48 family metalloprotease yields the protein MKKLLISLLAIGITLGLVTASWSINFGDILNETLKPPPKKETAPAPAPEQAAPETSAPAENSKGGGGLIGILESTGAVDKKTSGILRGAGALVQSLQPIGWEEERAIGGSLALEVFKNFGGQYKNDKLQRYVSLVGLSVAGVSDRADIPYHFAILNSNDPNAFATPGGYIFVSAGLLRLVRNEAELAGILGHEVAHVAKRHALKTIERSKTLQGFSQLTTSILDSDPGVLDNIVKEMSATLFTKGLDQNLEYEADKFGMDYAYRVGYNPGGLRDFMKVLGKAQGSHSVLLSTHPTPRSRYGKLNAQAKRYGNVSLAPILSQRYSAETKGNL from the coding sequence GTGAAAAAATTATTGATCTCATTATTGGCTATTGGAATTACGCTGGGCCTGGTCACCGCTTCCTGGTCGATCAATTTTGGGGACATCCTGAATGAAACCCTGAAGCCGCCACCCAAAAAAGAAACAGCTCCGGCACCGGCCCCAGAACAGGCTGCTCCAGAAACGTCGGCACCGGCTGAAAATTCCAAGGGTGGTGGAGGTCTCATTGGAATACTGGAAAGCACCGGCGCAGTAGACAAAAAAACCTCAGGTATTTTACGGGGAGCGGGGGCTCTGGTTCAATCGCTCCAACCGATCGGTTGGGAAGAGGAACGTGCCATCGGTGGATCACTTGCCCTGGAAGTCTTTAAGAATTTTGGTGGGCAATATAAAAATGACAAGCTGCAACGCTATGTCTCCCTGGTTGGACTCTCTGTAGCGGGAGTCTCTGACCGTGCAGATATTCCCTACCATTTTGCGATTCTCAACTCAAATGACCCGAATGCTTTTGCAACACCTGGCGGTTACATTTTCGTCAGTGCAGGCCTGTTACGGCTGGTACGAAACGAAGCAGAACTGGCCGGTATTCTGGGACACGAAGTAGCGCATGTGGCCAAACGACACGCCCTGAAAACTATTGAACGAAGTAAAACCTTGCAGGGTTTCAGCCAGTTGACGACTTCCATTCTGGATTCTGATCCTGGAGTTCTGGACAATATCGTCAAGGAAATGTCCGCGACACTGTTCACCAAGGGACTTGATCAAAACCTGGAATATGAAGCGGATAAATTTGGAATGGATTACGCTTACCGCGTCGGTTACAACCCGGGTGGGCTTCGGGATTTCATGAAGGTTCTAGGCAAGGCGCAAGGGTCGCATTCTGTTTTGCTTAGTACGCACCCGACTCCGCGTTCACGCTACGGTAAATTGAACGCACAGGCAAAACGTTACGGCAATGTCTCGCTTGCTCCAATCCTGTCCCAACGCTATTCAGCTGAAACCAAAGGCAATCTATAG
- a CDS encoding zf-HC2 domain-containing protein encodes MICCRECLELLNDYIDGSLDPEVKESLEEHLKDCPPCIAFLNTYKSTTEITSKTLSEIEIPAVVQEKLREFVTQTLKDQKK; translated from the coding sequence ATGATTTGTTGCCGGGAATGTCTGGAACTACTTAACGATTACATTGATGGGTCTTTGGATCCCGAGGTCAAAGAGTCTCTCGAAGAACATCTTAAAGACTGTCCTCCGTGCATTGCCTTTTTGAACACCTACAAATCCACTACCGAGATTACCAGCAAGACTCTTAGTGAAATAGAAATCCCGGCAGTGGTGCAGGAAAAGCTTCGTGAGTTTGTCACCCAGACTCTCAAAGACCAAAAAAAATGA
- a CDS encoding acyloxyacyl hydrolase — MGAFESRFGRGTTQWGINGGFGYTIDLPSTNFGAPDRTNIDFLYLFPHFKYNLTGVIGDSFYRGALYWVAEAGAIFSVSDSTRVIRNPVTGAATLTTTDTAPAVQFGFVPVQVEYKFLGPTRRWAPTIIVGAGFSYGDFDDGAIEISTDFEFILNVGGGIEYFLEDNKSISVGYRLYHLSNSGIERPNIGLNAHLFTVGYSF; from the coding sequence ATGGGAGCTTTTGAATCCCGTTTTGGAAGAGGCACAACCCAATGGGGGATTAATGGAGGGTTTGGCTATACAATCGATTTGCCTTCAACAAATTTTGGGGCTCCGGATCGAACTAATATAGACTTTCTCTACCTGTTTCCTCATTTCAAGTATAATCTCACCGGGGTTATCGGGGATTCTTTCTACCGAGGTGCCTTGTACTGGGTAGCTGAGGCTGGCGCCATTTTCAGTGTTTCAGATTCAACCCGTGTGATTCGGAATCCTGTGACGGGGGCGGCCACCCTGACGACTACTGATACAGCACCTGCCGTACAATTCGGTTTTGTTCCTGTGCAGGTCGAGTATAAATTTCTGGGGCCAACCCGGCGTTGGGCACCGACCATTATTGTTGGTGCCGGTTTTTCCTATGGGGATTTTGATGACGGTGCAATTGAAATCAGTACTGATTTCGAATTTATCCTTAATGTTGGGGGCGGAATCGAGTATTTTCTTGAAGATAACAAGTCGATCTCTGTCGGTTACCGGTTGTACCATTTGTCAAACTCCGGTATTGAAAGGCCCAACATCGGATTGAATGCCCATCTATTTACGGTCGGGTATTCCTTCTAA
- a CDS encoding sigma-70 family RNA polymerase sigma factor — protein sequence MPTKEEKALDDRLVKEMKEGKLEAFDQIALLYQRKIYALAFNLTRNQMDAQDVAQEVLLSIFKKIHTFQGKSAFSSWVYRITLNASYMKLRTKKKDQFVSLDDMLPSFNNSGFQQEKLLDWSDSTDSLLFSNETKEIIEKAVAQLPEKEKVVFLLRDVEGLSTEKVGEILELSIPAVKSRLHRARLFLRKKLSGYFEEFDTRGAKK from the coding sequence ATGCCGACAAAGGAAGAGAAGGCTCTAGACGACCGTCTGGTCAAGGAGATGAAAGAAGGCAAACTGGAAGCATTTGACCAGATTGCTCTACTTTACCAGCGAAAAATTTACGCTCTGGCGTTCAATCTGACGCGGAACCAGATGGATGCCCAGGACGTGGCTCAGGAGGTGCTTCTGAGCATTTTTAAGAAAATTCATACGTTCCAGGGTAAATCCGCATTTTCAAGCTGGGTTTACCGGATCACCCTCAACGCTTCTTACATGAAGCTGAGGACTAAGAAAAAAGACCAGTTCGTTTCGCTGGACGATATGCTGCCTTCGTTCAACAACAGCGGATTCCAGCAAGAAAAGTTGCTCGACTGGTCAGACAGCACGGACTCATTACTGTTCTCCAACGAAACCAAGGAGATCATCGAAAAAGCCGTTGCCCAGTTGCCGGAGAAGGAAAAAGTTGTGTTTTTGTTGCGAGACGTGGAAGGACTCTCGACAGAGAAAGTCGGTGAGATTCTTGAACTGTCAATACCAGCAGTAAAGTCGCGCCTGCATCGTGCACGATTATTCTTAAGGAAAAAATTGTCGGGCTATTTTGAAGAGTTCGATACGCGGGGAGCAAAAAAATGA
- a CDS encoding SH3 domain-containing protein: MNNCLTSLQDIKMRIRLSGLFRKICLAALILGLCAVPALAETMYVKSSKTKMTAEASARSKSLGYLSAGQAVNVVGKEGKFIKVSVGGKTGYVFKFKLTSSAPSGGGGGGGLDVLTGNQKMAAAESSSGSSIRGLSPISENYAKGHGISPDHVASVKQMESLSFSSSQVDAFQEQGKLGPYAQ, encoded by the coding sequence TTGAATAATTGTCTAACCTCATTGCAGGATATCAAGATGCGCATCCGACTCTCAGGACTTTTCAGAAAAATCTGTCTCGCGGCTTTGATTTTGGGACTGTGTGCCGTTCCGGCACTTGCAGAAACCATGTATGTCAAATCGTCTAAAACCAAGATGACAGCGGAAGCATCCGCACGATCCAAAAGCCTGGGCTATTTGAGTGCCGGCCAGGCAGTCAACGTTGTTGGCAAAGAAGGGAAGTTTATTAAAGTTTCTGTCGGTGGGAAAACAGGCTATGTCTTTAAATTCAAACTGACTTCCTCGGCACCCTCTGGCGGTGGCGGAGGGGGTGGACTTGACGTACTGACCGGCAACCAGAAAATGGCGGCAGCGGAATCGTCTTCCGGTTCCAGCATTCGAGGACTCAGTCCCATTTCCGAAAACTATGCTAAAGGGCATGGCATTTCCCCGGACCATGTGGCCTCTGTCAAACAGATGGAGTCACTGTCTTTTTCCAGCTCACAGGTAGATGCTTTTCAGGAGCAGGGCAAACTTGGACCCTACGCCCAATAA